In Paracoccus sp. N5, a single window of DNA contains:
- the speB gene encoding agmatinase has product MPFHEPVDAALVPRFAGHATFMRLPALSDPTGLDVAILGIPWDGGTTNRPGARHGPREVRNQSSLMRRVHHVSGTAPYERLRVADLGDLAVQPIDLMAALAQIESGIAAVCAAGARPLSVGGDHLTTLPVLRAIHKAAPTRGPLGLVQFDAHSDTNDSYFGGNRYTHGTPFRRAIEEGILDPRRMVQIGIRGSVYAADEHQWAQDQGIRIIYIEEFARRGADQISAEIRMLMGDAPCYVTFDIDSIDPAMAPGTGTPEIGGLTTREAQALVRGLSGLNILGADVVEVSPPFDVGGITALTGATMLFELLCVLAETR; this is encoded by the coding sequence ATGCCCTTCCACGAACCCGTCGATGCCGCCCTTGTCCCGCGTTTCGCGGGACATGCGACCTTCATGCGCCTGCCCGCGCTCAGCGACCCGACCGGGCTCGACGTGGCGATCCTCGGCATCCCCTGGGACGGCGGCACCACCAACCGCCCCGGCGCCCGCCACGGCCCGCGCGAGGTGCGCAACCAGTCCAGCCTGATGCGCCGCGTGCATCACGTCAGCGGCACCGCGCCCTATGAGCGGCTGCGGGTGGCCGACCTGGGCGACCTGGCCGTGCAGCCCATCGACCTGATGGCGGCGCTGGCGCAGATCGAATCCGGCATCGCGGCGGTCTGCGCGGCCGGAGCCCGCCCGCTCTCGGTCGGCGGCGACCACCTGACCACGCTGCCGGTGCTGCGCGCCATCCACAAGGCCGCCCCCACGCGCGGCCCGCTGGGGCTGGTGCAGTTCGACGCCCATTCCGACACCAACGACAGCTATTTCGGCGGCAACCGCTATACCCACGGCACCCCCTTCCGCCGCGCGATCGAGGAAGGCATCCTCGACCCCCGCCGCATGGTGCAGATCGGCATCCGCGGCTCGGTCTATGCCGCGGACGAACACCAATGGGCGCAGGACCAGGGCATCCGCATCATCTATATCGAGGAATTCGCCCGCCGCGGCGCCGACCAGATCAGTGCCGAGATCCGCATGCTGATGGGCGATGCGCCCTGCTACGTCACCTTCGACATCGACAGCATCGACCCCGCCATGGCCCCCGGCACCGGCACGCCCGAGATCGGCGGGTTGACCACGCGCGAGGCGCAGGCGCTGGTGCGCGGCCTCTCCGGGCTCAACATCCTCGGCGCCGACGTGGTCGAGGTCTCGCCGCCCTTCGACGTCGGCGGCATCACCGCGCTGACCGGCGCGACGATGCTGTTCGAGCTGCTCTGCGTGCTGGCCGAGACCCGCTAG
- a CDS encoding ABC transporter substrate-binding protein, whose product MNRFLIGAALAALAVGAAQAEEVKLQLKWVTQAQFAGYYVAKDKGFYEEEGLEVDVMPGGPDISPTQVMAGGGADVTVDWMPSALAAREKGLALVNIAQPFKSSGMMLTCLKESGITGPEDFRGKTLGVWFGGNEYPFLSWMATLKIPTDGSPEGVTVLKQGFNVDPLLQKQAACISTMTYNEYWQVIDAGLKPEDLVTFKYEDEGVATLEDGLYVMEDKLKDPEFVAKMEKFVRASMKGWKYAEAHPDEAAQIVIDNDETGAQTLEVQARMMGEIAKLTAGSNGALDPADYDRTVKVLLGGGSDPVISKAPEGAYTLEITDKALQ is encoded by the coding sequence ATGAACAGATTTCTGATCGGAGCCGCTCTGGCAGCCCTCGCGGTGGGGGCGGCACAGGCGGAAGAGGTGAAGCTGCAGCTGAAATGGGTCACGCAGGCCCAGTTCGCCGGCTATTACGTCGCCAAGGACAAGGGTTTCTATGAGGAGGAGGGGCTGGAGGTCGACGTCATGCCCGGCGGGCCCGACATCTCGCCCACCCAGGTCATGGCCGGAGGCGGCGCCGACGTGACGGTGGACTGGATGCCGTCGGCGCTGGCCGCGCGGGAAAAGGGGCTGGCGCTGGTCAATATCGCCCAGCCGTTCAAGAGCTCGGGGATGATGCTGACCTGCCTGAAGGAAAGCGGCATCACCGGCCCCGAGGATTTCCGCGGCAAGACGCTGGGGGTCTGGTTCGGCGGCAACGAATATCCGTTCCTCAGCTGGATGGCGACGCTGAAGATCCCGACCGACGGCTCGCCCGAGGGGGTGACGGTACTGAAGCAGGGCTTCAACGTCGATCCGCTGCTGCAAAAGCAGGCGGCCTGCATTTCGACCATGACCTATAACGAATATTGGCAGGTGATCGATGCCGGGCTGAAGCCCGAGGATCTGGTGACCTTCAAATACGAGGACGAGGGTGTCGCCACGCTGGAGGACGGGCTTTACGTCATGGAGGACAAGCTGAAGGATCCCGAATTCGTCGCGAAGATGGAGAAATTCGTCCGCGCCTCGATGAAGGGCTGGAAATATGCCGAGGCGCATCCCGACGAGGCGGCGCAGATCGTCATCGACAATGACGAGACCGGCGCGCAGACGCTGGAGGTGCAGGCCCGCATGATGGGCGAGATCGCCAAGCTGACGGCCGGCTCCAACGGCGCGCTGGATCCGGCGGATTACGACCGCACGGTCAAGGTGCTGCTGGGCGGCGGCTCGGACCCGGTGATCTCGAAGGCGCCCGAGGGGGCCTATACGCTGGAGATCACCGACAAGGCCTTGCAGTAA
- a CDS encoding MFS transporter, producing MTAMTIPAAAGPNGVSDAQASPAVLRKVLTASFIGNFVEWFDYASYGYFATVIAAVFFPEIAPQAALLATFAVFAISFVIRPIGGIVWGSIGDRIGRKTALSWSILIMSGATTVIALLPSYHQIGMLAPVLLLIVRMVQGFSASGEYAGATSFLAEYAPPAKRGFYTSMVPASTAAGLLAGSLMSALLFSQLETAQLHGWGWRLPFLLAFPLGLVGLYIRLKLEDTPKFRELEAKHHVETTPVKELFTTYRRPIIRAFAVTCLNAVGFYLILSYMPTYLITEMGMEESASFLANSIALFAYIFLIFLMGILSDRFGRKTALIAASVLFIVLTVPLFGMLDGASFAMIVLIQVIFGALLTVNDGTLPCFLTEIFPTRVRYSGFAFSFNTANALFGGTAPFVATWLIAATGSKTAPAWYLVAAAVVALVAMLAARETAGKPLRD from the coding sequence ATGACCGCTATGACCATCCCCGCCGCTGCGGGCCCGAACGGCGTGTCCGACGCCCAGGCAAGCCCGGCCGTCCTGCGCAAGGTTCTGACCGCCAGTTTCATCGGCAATTTCGTCGAATGGTTCGACTATGCCTCCTATGGCTATTTCGCCACCGTGATCGCCGCGGTCTTCTTCCCCGAGATCGCGCCGCAGGCCGCGCTGCTCGCGACCTTCGCGGTCTTCGCGATCTCCTTCGTCATCCGCCCGATCGGCGGCATCGTCTGGGGCAGCATTGGCGACCGCATCGGCCGCAAGACCGCGCTCTCCTGGTCGATCCTCATCATGTCCGGGGCAACGACCGTCATCGCGCTTTTGCCGTCCTATCACCAGATCGGCATGCTGGCGCCGGTGCTGCTGCTGATCGTGCGCATGGTGCAGGGCTTTTCCGCCTCGGGCGAATATGCCGGGGCGACCTCGTTCCTGGCCGAATATGCACCGCCCGCGAAACGCGGCTTCTACACCAGCATGGTTCCCGCCAGCACGGCCGCCGGGCTGCTGGCCGGATCGCTGATGTCGGCGCTGTTGTTTTCGCAGCTCGAGACCGCGCAGCTGCATGGCTGGGGCTGGCGGCTGCCGTTCCTGCTGGCCTTCCCGCTGGGCCTGGTCGGGCTCTATATCCGGCTGAAGCTCGAGGACACGCCGAAGTTCCGCGAGCTGGAAGCGAAACACCATGTCGAAACGACGCCGGTCAAGGAACTCTTCACCACCTATCGCAGGCCGATCATCCGCGCCTTTGCCGTCACCTGCCTGAACGCCGTCGGCTTCTATCTGATCCTCAGCTACATGCCGACCTATCTCATCACCGAGATGGGCATGGAGGAAAGCGCCTCGTTCCTGGCCAACAGCATCGCGCTCTTTGCCTATATCTTCCTGATCTTCCTGATGGGCATCCTGTCGGACCGCTTCGGGCGCAAGACGGCGCTGATCGCGGCCTCGGTGCTGTTCATCGTCCTGACCGTGCCGCTGTTCGGCATGCTGGATGGCGCCAGCTTCGCGATGATCGTGCTGATCCAGGTGATTTTCGGCGCGCTGCTGACCGTCAACGACGGCACGCTGCCCTGCTTCCTGACCGAGATCTTTCCGACCCGGGTGCGCTATTCCGGCTTTGCCTTCAGCTTCAACACCGCCAATGCGCTGTTCGGCGGCACGGCGCCCTTCGTCGCCACCTGGCTGATCGCGGCCACCGGCAGCAAGACCGCCCCGGCCTGGTATCTGGTCGCAGCCGCCGTCGTGGCGCTGGTCGCCATGCTGGCCGCGCGCGAGACCGCCGGCAAGCCGCTGCGCGACTGA
- a CDS encoding ABC transporter ATP-binding protein has protein sequence MEAAPAVIEARHLNLTFPTDDGPVHALKDVDLTVAPGDFVSFIGPSGCGKTTLLRCIAALETPTGGSLTVRGMTADAARRARSYGYVFQAAGLYPWRTIAGNIRLPLEIMGYPKAEQATRVQAVLDLVELGQFGRKFPWQLSGGMQQRASIARALAFDAEILLMDEPFGALDEIVRDRLNEELLRLWQRTGKTIAFVTHSIPEAVYLSTRIVVMSPRPGRITKVIESPLPRVRPLDIRDTPEFIRIAHEVREGLHEGHGHD, from the coding sequence GTGGAGGCGGCACCGGCGGTCATCGAGGCCCGGCACCTGAACCTGACCTTTCCCACCGACGACGGCCCGGTCCATGCGCTGAAGGACGTGGACCTGACCGTGGCGCCCGGCGATTTCGTCAGCTTCATCGGCCCCTCGGGCTGCGGCAAGACCACGCTTCTGCGCTGCATCGCCGCGCTGGAGACGCCGACGGGCGGCAGCCTGACCGTGCGCGGCATGACGGCCGATGCGGCGCGGCGGGCCAGGAGCTACGGCTATGTCTTTCAGGCGGCTGGACTTTATCCCTGGCGCACCATCGCCGGGAACATCCGCCTGCCGCTGGAGATCATGGGCTATCCCAAGGCGGAGCAGGCGACACGGGTCCAGGCGGTGCTGGATCTGGTGGAGCTCGGGCAGTTCGGCCGCAAGTTCCCCTGGCAGCTGTCGGGCGGCATGCAGCAGCGCGCCAGCATCGCCCGCGCGCTGGCCTTCGACGCCGAGATCCTGCTGATGGACGAGCCCTTCGGCGCGCTGGACGAGATCGTGCGCGACCGGCTGAACGAGGAGCTGTTGCGGCTGTGGCAGCGGACCGGCAAGACCATCGCCTTCGTCACCCATTCCATCCCCGAGGCGGTTTACCTGTCCACCCGGATCGTGGTCATGTCGCCGCGCCCGGGGCGCATCACCAAGGTGATCGAAAGCCCGCTGCCGCGGGTCCGGCCATTGGATATTCGCGACACACCCGAGTTCATCCGCATCGCCCATGAGGTGCGCGAGGGTTTGCACGAGGGACACGGCCATGATTGA
- a CDS encoding ABC transporter permease: MSRVLPVLTVLLAILVIWYAAAVMLNRAWVLDQAARAGSEIGFGQMLRETMVQDRPVLPAPHQVAKGLWDGVAGQKITSKRSLIWHAGVTLSATLAGFALGTAAGLLLAIGIVHSRAMDMSVMPWAIASQTIPILAIAPMVIVVLASLGIKGLLPKALIAAYLSFFPVLVGMVKGLRAPDGMQLDLLRTYSASQGQTLRMLRLPSSVPYLFASLKVGIAAALVGTIVAELPAGATAGLGARLLSGSYYGQTVQIWAALFAAAILAAVLVMLIGAVERVTLSRMGFSR, from the coding sequence ATGAGCCGCGTCCTGCCGGTCCTGACCGTGCTGCTGGCGATCCTGGTGATCTGGTACGCTGCGGCAGTCATGCTGAACCGGGCCTGGGTGCTGGACCAGGCGGCGCGGGCGGGCAGCGAGATCGGCTTCGGCCAGATGCTGCGCGAGACCATGGTGCAGGACCGGCCGGTGCTGCCGGCGCCGCATCAGGTCGCCAAGGGGCTGTGGGACGGCGTGGCCGGGCAGAAGATCACCTCGAAGCGCAGCCTGATCTGGCATGCCGGGGTGACGCTGTCGGCGACGCTGGCCGGGTTCGCGCTGGGGACGGCGGCGGGGCTTTTGCTGGCCATCGGCATCGTGCACAGCCGGGCGATGGACATGAGCGTGATGCCCTGGGCCATCGCCTCGCAGACCATCCCGATCCTGGCGATCGCGCCGATGGTGATCGTGGTGCTGGCCTCGCTCGGGATCAAGGGCTTGCTGCCCAAGGCGCTGATCGCCGCCTATCTGAGCTTCTTCCCGGTGCTGGTCGGCATGGTCAAGGGCTTGCGGGCGCCGGACGGGATGCAGCTGGACCTGCTGCGGACCTATAGTGCCTCGCAGGGGCAGACCTTGCGGATGCTGCGGCTGCCGTCCTCGGTGCCCTATCTGTTCGCCTCGCTGAAGGTCGGGATCGCGGCGGCGCTGGTCGGGACCATCGTCGCGGAACTGCCGGCGGGGGCGACGGCGGGGCTGGGCGCGCGGCTGCTGTCGGGCAGCTATTACGGCCAGACCGTGCAGATCTGGGCGGCGCTGTTCGCCGCCGCCATCCTGGCCGCGGTGCTGGTCATGCTGATCGGCGCGGTCGAGCGGGTGACGTTGAGCCGCATGGGGTTTTCGCGATGA
- a CDS encoding ABC transporter permease → MSWQGWAAIGFWIAAMALNVQVANRHGAARWARVFVPTLFGVTLLVLWQGLVRGLAVSPVILPAPTDIAARLAGSLPLLWGDFSQTILKGALSGYVIGCGAAVLTAIAVDRFPFLQRGLLPVGNFVAALPIVGIAPILVMWFGFDWQSKAAVVVVMVFFPVLVNMVAGLAATDPLQRDLMRTYSASYRDTLLKLRLPAAMPFLFNGLKIATTLALIGAIVAEFFGSPTRGMGFRIATAVGQLDLPLVWAEIAVAALAGSGFFGLMTLAEKAVTFWHPSQRGR, encoded by the coding sequence ATGAGCTGGCAGGGCTGGGCCGCCATCGGCTTCTGGATCGCGGCCATGGCGCTGAACGTGCAGGTCGCGAACCGGCATGGCGCGGCGCGATGGGCGCGGGTCTTTGTGCCGACGCTCTTCGGCGTCACGCTGCTGGTGCTGTGGCAGGGGCTGGTGCGCGGGCTGGCGGTCAGCCCGGTGATCCTGCCGGCGCCGACCGACATCGCGGCGCGCCTTGCCGGCAGCCTGCCGCTGCTTTGGGGCGATTTCAGCCAGACCATCCTGAAGGGGGCGCTGTCGGGCTATGTCATCGGCTGCGGCGCCGCCGTGCTGACCGCCATCGCGGTGGACCGCTTTCCCTTCCTGCAAAGGGGGCTGCTGCCGGTCGGCAATTTCGTCGCCGCGCTGCCCATCGTCGGCATCGCGCCGATCCTGGTGATGTGGTTCGGCTTCGACTGGCAGTCCAAGGCCGCCGTGGTCGTGGTCATGGTGTTCTTCCCGGTGCTGGTGAACATGGTCGCGGGGCTGGCGGCCACCGATCCGCTGCAACGCGACCTGATGCGGACCTATTCCGCGAGCTATCGCGACACGCTGTTGAAGCTGCGCCTGCCGGCCGCCATGCCGTTCCTGTTCAACGGCTTGAAGATCGCCACCACCTTGGCGCTGATCGGCGCCATCGTGGCCGAGTTCTTCGGCTCGCCCACGCGGGGCATGGGCTTCCGCATCGCGACCGCCGTGGGGCAGCTGGACCTGCCGCTGGTCTGGGCCGAGATCGCGGTGGCGGCGCTGGCCGGCAGCGGCTTCTTCGGCCTGATGACGCTGGCCGAAAAGGCGGTCACCTTCTGGCACCCTTCGCAGCGGGGGCGATGA
- the hydA gene encoding dihydropyrimidinase, which produces MSTVIKGGTIVTADLSYPADVLIEGGRIVEIGQGLAGDTVLDATGCHVMPGGIDPHTHLEMPFMGTYSSDDFESGTRGALAGGTTMVVDFALPAPGEGLLDALKKWDNKAGRACCDYSFHMAVTWWGEQVFDEMQAVTGRGINTFKHFMAYKGSLMVNDEELFASFRRCAELGAIPLVHAENGDIVASMSARLLAEGNTGPEAHAYSRPSQVEGEATNRAIMIADMAGVPLYVVHTSCEESHEAIRRARSLGKRVWGEPLIQHLVLDESEYANPDWDHAARRVMSPPFRDKRHQDSLWAGLASGSLSCVATDHCAFTTAQKRFGIGDFTKIPNGTGGLEERMPMLWTMGVRTGRLTPNEFVAVTSTNIAKILDIYPRKGAVLVGADADLVVWDPEAKKTITAAGQQSAIDYNVFEGREVVGLPRFTLTRGVVAVTEGKVDTHEGHGQFVAREPRGAVGRALSTWKALSEPRPVSRAGIPASGV; this is translated from the coding sequence ATGAGCACGGTCATCAAGGGCGGCACCATCGTCACGGCGGATCTGAGCTATCCGGCGGATGTGCTGATCGAGGGCGGGCGGATCGTCGAGATTGGCCAGGGGCTGGCGGGCGATACGGTGCTGGATGCGACGGGCTGCCATGTCATGCCGGGCGGGATCGACCCGCATACGCATCTGGAGATGCCCTTCATGGGCACCTATTCCAGCGATGATTTCGAGAGCGGGACGCGGGGGGCGCTGGCCGGCGGCACCACGATGGTGGTGGATTTCGCCCTGCCCGCCCCGGGCGAGGGGCTGCTGGATGCCTTGAAGAAATGGGACAACAAGGCCGGGCGGGCCTGCTGCGATTATTCCTTTCACATGGCGGTCACCTGGTGGGGCGAGCAGGTCTTTGACGAGATGCAGGCCGTGACCGGGCGCGGCATCAATACCTTCAAGCATTTCATGGCCTACAAGGGCAGCCTGATGGTGAATGACGAGGAGCTGTTCGCCAGTTTCCGGCGCTGCGCCGAGCTGGGAGCGATCCCGCTGGTCCATGCCGAGAACGGCGATATCGTCGCCAGCATGTCGGCCAGGCTGCTGGCCGAGGGCAACACCGGGCCCGAGGCGCATGCCTATTCCCGACCGAGCCAGGTCGAGGGCGAGGCGACCAACCGCGCCATCATGATCGCCGACATGGCCGGGGTGCCGCTTTATGTCGTGCATACCTCCTGCGAGGAAAGCCATGAGGCGATCCGGCGGGCGCGGAGCTTGGGCAAGCGGGTCTGGGGCGAGCCGCTGATCCAGCATCTGGTGCTGGACGAGAGCGAATATGCCAACCCGGATTGGGACCATGCGGCGCGGCGGGTGATGTCGCCGCCGTTCCGCGACAAGCGGCACCAGGACAGCCTGTGGGCCGGGCTGGCCTCGGGCAGCCTGAGCTGCGTGGCGACGGATCATTGCGCCTTTACCACCGCGCAGAAACGCTTTGGCATCGGCGATTTCACCAAGATCCCGAACGGCACCGGCGGGCTTGAGGAGCGGATGCCGATGCTGTGGACCATGGGTGTCAGGACCGGGCGGCTGACGCCGAACGAGTTCGTGGCGGTGACCTCGACCAATATCGCCAAGATCCTGGACATCTATCCCAGGAAGGGCGCGGTGCTGGTCGGCGCCGATGCCGATCTGGTGGTCTGGGATCCGGAGGCGAAAAAGACCATCACCGCCGCGGGGCAACAATCCGCCATTGATTACAATGTCTTCGAGGGGCGCGAGGTGGTGGGGCTGCCGCGCTTTACCCTGACCCGCGGCGTGGTCGCGGTGACCGAGGGCAAGGTCGATACGCATGAGGGCCATGGCCAGTTCGTGGCGCGCGAGCCCCGGGGCGCGGTCGGCCGGGCGCTGTCGACCTGGAAGGCGCTGAGCGAGCCCAGGCCGGTGTCGCGCGCCGGCATTCCGGCCAGCGGGGTGTGA